A single region of the Anser cygnoides isolate HZ-2024a breed goose chromosome W, Taihu_goose_T2T_genome, whole genome shotgun sequence genome encodes:
- the LOC136788813 gene encoding LOW QUALITY PROTEIN: crossover junction endonuclease MUS81-like (The sequence of the model RefSeq protein was modified relative to this genomic sequence to represent the inferred CDS: inserted 1 base in 1 codon; deleted 1 base in 1 codon), whose protein sequence is MAAAPRPPPLSPKALFAAWLREWRRRDRERGGDGRAYDRALRSLALYPLRLRSGREAAVLRHFGARLCQRLHQRLRQHRAALGLPPSPSSDRAAPQNPPAPPAPRPPGEYRPRPRSGPHALLLTLLRSPEPLPEAELLRQAQPLCDLPLAPGAPRGGALGILIRRDLVQRSGRPPRCSLTPRGRLLAQRLAAAPGAPPPENPAPPLAAAPEAPPPEAPPPEAPPPDAPPVGGVGEEGVGDPQAEFELRPGAFTVLLCADVTEGTGPGSQGGAVPQLRLLGVPLELRRLPLGDFLWVARETAPPPGRRPRELVLEVVVERKTGADLGEPLRRGRYREQKFRLRRCGLRHPVLLLEALGGGHRALPLPTLRQAAASTQVQDGIFVKRTRDPRESAAYLGVLGELLQRRYGNRVLQAWGGDXGRPPPRAPGTPCALLSFERLREGAARARPQTVGDVFARQLLQLGGLGAQAGAVLQRCGTPARLMAAYRRCPDAPSREALLRDTKWGALGRNLGPVLSRALAQLYGTPGPLQ, encoded by the exons ATGGcggcggccccccggcccccccccctcagccccaagGCGCTGTTCGCGGCCTGGCTCCGGGAGTGGCGGCGGCGGGAccgggagcgcggcggggaCGGGCGGGCCTACGACAgg gcgCTGCGCTCGCTGGCCCTGTACCCGCTGCGCCTGCGCTCGGGCCGGGAGGCGGCCGTGCTGCGGCACTTCGGGGCCCGCCTCTGCCAGCGCCTGCACCAGCGCCTGCGGCAGCACCGCgccg ctctcggcctccctcccagcccctcctcgGACCGAGCGGCCCCTCAgaaccccccggccccgcccgct ccccgcccccccggcgagtaccggccccgcccccgctcGGGGCCCCACGCCCTCCTGCTGACGCTGCTCAGG AGCCCGGAGCCCCTCCCAGAGGCGGAGCTTCTGCGCCAGGCCCAGCCCCTCTGCGACCTCCCCCTGGCCCCG ggggcaccccgggggggggccctgggcatCCTCATCCGCAGGGACCTAGTGCAGCGCAGCGGGCGCCCCCCCCG ctgctcgCTGACCCCCCGTGGCCGCCTCCTCGCCCAGCGATTGGCCGCCGCCCCGGGAGCCCCGCCCCCGGAGAACCCCGCCCCGCCATTGGCTGCCGCCCctgaagccccgccccccgaagccccgccccccgaagccccgccccccgacGCCCCCCCGGTGGGGGGGGTGGGCGAGGAGGGGGTTGGGGACCCGCA ggcggAGTTCGAGCTGCGGCCGGGGGCGTTCACGGTGCTGCTGTGCGCGGACGTCACCGAGGGCACCgg gccggGTTCCCAGGGGGGGGCCGTCCCCCAGCTGCGCCTCCTGGGGGTGCCCCTGGAGCTGCGGCGCCTGCCCCTGGGAGACTTCCTCTGGGTGGCCCGCGAGACGGCCCCGCCCCCAG GGCGCCGCCCCCgggagctggtgctggaggtggtggtggagcgGAAAACGGGGGCGGACCTC GGGGAGCCTCTGCGACGGGGGCGGTACCGGGAGCAGAAG ttccGGCTGCGGCGCTGCGGGCTGCGGCacccggtgctgctgctggaggcgctggggggggggcaccgggcactGCCCCTCCCCACCCTGCGCCAGGCGGCCGCCAGCACCCAG gtgcaggacGGGATCTTCGTGAAGCGCACGCGGGACCCCCGGGAGTCGGCCGCgtacctgggggtgctgggggagctccTGCAGCGCCGCTACggg AACCGAGTGCTGCAGGCGTGGGGGGGGG TTGGACgcccgcccccccgggcccccgggaccccctgcGCCCTGCTCAGCTTCgagcggctgcgggagggggcAGCAAgagccagg ccgcagACCGTGGGCGACGTCTTCGcccggcagctgctgcagctgggggggctcggggcgcaGGCGGGCGCCGTGCTGCAGCGCTGCGGGACCCCCGCACG gctgatGGCCGCCTACCGGCGCTGCCCCGACGCCCCCAGCCGCGAGGCGCTGCTCAGGGACACCAAGTGGGGGGCGCTGGGCAG gaaccTGGGCCCGGTGCTGAGCCGGGCGCTGGCGCAGCTCTACGGGACCCCGGGGCCGCTGCAGTGA